One genomic window of Eggerthella timonensis includes the following:
- the ahpC gene encoding alkyl hydroperoxide reductase subunit C, protein MSMINKEIDDFSVQAFHNDDFETVTKDDVLGKWGVFFFYPADFTFVCPTELEDLGALYDQFQEANCEIYAVSCDTHFAHKAWHDASENIKNLPYPMLADPTHKLADIFDVYIEEEGVAERGSFVVNPEGKIVCYEVNAGNIGRNAAELLRRVQASQFVAEHGDSVCPARWVPGAEVLHPGIDLVGKL, encoded by the coding sequence ATGTCCATGATCAACAAGGAAATCGACGACTTCAGCGTCCAGGCGTTCCACAACGACGACTTCGAAACCGTGACGAAGGACGACGTGCTGGGGAAGTGGGGCGTGTTCTTCTTCTACCCGGCCGACTTCACGTTCGTGTGCCCGACCGAGCTTGAGGACCTCGGCGCGCTGTACGACCAGTTCCAGGAAGCGAACTGCGAGATCTACGCGGTGTCGTGCGACACGCATTTCGCGCACAAGGCCTGGCACGACGCGTCCGAGAACATCAAGAACCTGCCGTATCCGATGCTGGCCGACCCCACCCACAAGCTGGCGGACATCTTCGACGTCTACATCGAGGAGGAGGGCGTTGCCGAGCGCGGCAGCTTCGTGGTGAACCCCGAGGGCAAGATCGTGTGCTACGAGGTGAACGCCGGCAACATCGGCCGCAACGCCGCCGAGCTGCTGCGCCGCGTGCAGGCCAGCCAGTTCGTGGCCGAGCACGGCGACTCGGTGTGCCCCGCCCGCTGGGTGCCGGGCGCCGAGGTGCTGCACCCGGGCATCGACCTGGTGGGCAAGCTGTAA
- a CDS encoding MFS transporter: MKNSLLALATGSFALGFAEFVMMGILPATASGLHVSVPAAGTFISAYALGVCVGTLFLVFGRRVPPKRLLLGFVALVALGNAAAALAPNADVLVAARFVSGLPHGAFFGTATIVARELADPGCEGRAVSIMVLGQTVANMVGVPGGTLLAGLLSWRAAFVFVAVWAVGSFALVARLVPAVRPIPDAGLAGQFRFLKKPGPWLVIGAVLLGNTGVFCWWSYVSPWLTNVGGFPADALPALLVLAGFGMVAGSLVGGRLTDRTSPGKMAAAGQAIGCVTLALIFAFSGTPVSAAGLMLLCSFGMFFVSSPQQLLMVKVGRGGGEMIGSACVQVAFNLGNACGATIGQAVLNTGASYVWPSLAGVPFSLLAVVLLAAFAARYERRYRPAGAPDGMAEAIGTAQ; this comes from the coding sequence ATGAAGAACAGCCTGCTCGCCCTCGCCACCGGATCGTTCGCGCTCGGATTCGCCGAGTTCGTGATGATGGGCATCCTCCCCGCCACGGCCTCCGGCCTGCACGTCAGCGTGCCTGCGGCCGGCACCTTTATCTCCGCGTACGCCCTCGGCGTGTGCGTGGGCACCCTGTTCCTCGTGTTCGGCCGGCGGGTGCCGCCCAAGCGGCTGCTGCTTGGCTTCGTGGCGCTCGTGGCCCTCGGCAACGCCGCGGCCGCCCTCGCGCCGAACGCCGACGTGCTCGTGGCGGCGCGCTTCGTGTCGGGCCTGCCGCACGGCGCGTTCTTCGGCACCGCCACCATCGTGGCCCGCGAGCTGGCCGACCCCGGCTGCGAGGGCCGCGCCGTTTCCATCATGGTGCTGGGCCAGACGGTGGCGAACATGGTGGGCGTTCCCGGCGGGACGTTGCTGGCCGGCCTCCTGTCGTGGCGCGCGGCGTTCGTGTTCGTCGCCGTGTGGGCGGTCGGCTCGTTTGCGCTCGTCGCGCGCCTCGTGCCCGCCGTGCGCCCCATCCCCGACGCGGGCCTCGCGGGCCAGTTCCGCTTCCTCAAGAAGCCCGGCCCCTGGCTGGTCATCGGCGCGGTGCTGCTGGGCAACACCGGCGTGTTCTGCTGGTGGAGCTACGTGTCGCCGTGGCTGACGAACGTCGGCGGGTTTCCCGCCGACGCGCTGCCGGCGCTGCTCGTGCTGGCGGGCTTCGGCATGGTGGCCGGGTCGCTCGTGGGCGGGCGGCTCACCGACCGCACGTCGCCCGGCAAGATGGCGGCGGCCGGCCAGGCCATCGGCTGCGTCACGCTCGCGCTCATCTTCGCGTTCTCCGGCACGCCCGTCTCGGCGGCCGGCCTCATGCTCCTGTGCTCCTTCGGCATGTTCTTCGTATCGAGCCCCCAGCAGCTGCTCATGGTGAAGGTTGGGCGCGGCGGAGGCGAGATGATCGGGTCGGCGTGCGTGCAGGTGGCGTTCAACCTGGGCAACGCATGCGGCGCCACCATCGGCCAGGCCGTGCTCAACACGGGGGCGTCCTACGTGTGGCCGAGCCTGGCCGGCGTGCCCTTCTCGCTGCTCGCCGTGGTACTGCTCGCGGCGTTCGCCGCGCGCTACGAGCGCCGTTACCGCCCTGCGGGCGCGCCGGACGGCATGGCCGAAGCCATCGGTACCGCCCAATAA
- a CDS encoding DUF6320 domain-containing protein — translation MKRCGKCGVRLSGDLDRCPLCQSELEGDASPSVFPKNEVRKSGALALAVLAFATGACLLAMLFLGRLLSLPGDIVLTVCLGLVVNYLFVRNIITHTPDFLRVVARYFLVLLAIAAVWFLVSRNLVVTTFVIPGICLVALVFDGVLLAVFRGTFVSGYAKYLLFDVGLGLIPLALSALGLTTWDVPAYASALTASVFLLGLVVFTRKQLVAEVRKLFSA, via the coding sequence ATGAAGCGATGCGGAAAATGCGGCGTGCGGCTGTCGGGCGACCTCGACCGGTGCCCGCTGTGCCAATCCGAGCTCGAGGGCGACGCGTCGCCATCGGTGTTCCCGAAGAACGAGGTGCGCAAGTCGGGCGCGCTGGCGCTGGCGGTGCTCGCGTTCGCCACCGGGGCGTGCCTGCTCGCCATGCTGTTCTTGGGGAGACTGCTGAGCCTGCCGGGCGACATCGTGCTCACCGTATGCCTCGGGCTCGTGGTGAACTACCTGTTCGTGCGCAACATCATCACGCACACGCCCGACTTCTTGCGCGTGGTGGCGCGCTACTTCCTCGTGCTGCTGGCCATCGCCGCCGTCTGGTTCCTCGTGTCGCGCAACCTCGTGGTGACGACGTTCGTCATCCCCGGCATCTGCCTCGTGGCGCTCGTGTTCGACGGCGTGCTGCTCGCGGTGTTCCGCGGCACGTTCGTGTCGGGCTACGCCAAGTACCTGCTGTTCGACGTCGGGCTGGGCCTCATCCCGCTCGCGCTGTCCGCGCTCGGCCTGACCACCTGGGACGTGCCGGCCTATGCGAGCGCGCTCACCGCCAGCGTGTTTTTGCTGGGCCTCGTCGTGTTCACCCGCAAGCAGCTCGTAGCCGAAGTGCGCAAGCTGTTCTCGGCGTAG
- a CDS encoding phthiocerol/phthiodiolone dimycocerosyl transferase family protein — MARDTWYRLDNVGKFYSSQAGSSAQTVFRYAATMRDDADPAALQRALERTVAVFPNFNVCLRSGMFWHYLEQAAEPPAVQRENLPICYGLHVHAKSVLFRVSYHAARINLEVSHIVSDGRGSLSFFKALLHAYIEERYGVEGVPAEYDGSDHQKAENSFDKYFEPDLAASSRTPKVHRLSGWRDQADPTFFEYHLPASRVLDLAHDCGVSLTALLIAVIMCSIRAEMPRRERNRAIRMDVPVDLRRFFKSTTVKNFFGLAFVSYIPGDEDEPVETVARQVHAQLKAATQADELKSRMNRMIKLEKNPLLRLAPLFVKDAILELADRVAARDVTTTLSNLGAIRIDERLAPYVRDVNILTSTTGMNFMACSFGDDLSIGISTVFSNPDIIKNFCRFFSGRGIEGTLNLNKTSEEVAEDRIETKIEASMKRLGGQTPARDGAADAREDDGR, encoded by the coding sequence ATGGCTCGGGATACTTGGTACCGACTAGACAACGTCGGCAAGTTCTACTCATCCCAGGCGGGCAGCTCGGCCCAGACGGTGTTCCGCTACGCCGCCACCATGCGCGACGATGCGGATCCTGCGGCGCTGCAGCGCGCCCTCGAGCGGACGGTGGCCGTCTTCCCCAACTTCAACGTATGCCTGCGCAGCGGCATGTTCTGGCACTACCTCGAGCAGGCCGCCGAGCCGCCGGCCGTGCAGCGCGAGAACCTGCCCATCTGCTACGGCCTGCACGTCCACGCGAAGAGCGTGCTGTTCCGCGTCAGCTATCACGCCGCGCGCATCAACCTCGAAGTCTCGCATATCGTGTCGGACGGCCGCGGCAGCTTAAGCTTCTTCAAGGCGCTGCTGCACGCCTACATCGAGGAACGCTACGGGGTGGAGGGCGTGCCGGCCGAGTACGACGGGTCCGATCACCAGAAAGCGGAGAACAGCTTCGACAAGTACTTCGAGCCCGACTTGGCCGCCTCCTCGCGCACGCCGAAGGTGCACCGCCTCTCCGGCTGGCGCGACCAGGCCGACCCCACGTTCTTCGAGTACCACCTGCCCGCCAGCCGGGTGCTCGACCTCGCGCACGACTGCGGCGTCAGCCTCACCGCGCTGCTGATCGCCGTCATCATGTGCTCCATCCGCGCCGAGATGCCGCGCCGCGAGCGCAACCGGGCCATCCGCATGGACGTGCCGGTCGACCTGCGACGTTTCTTCAAGTCGACCACGGTCAAGAACTTCTTCGGGCTGGCCTTCGTGTCCTACATCCCCGGCGATGAGGACGAGCCCGTCGAGACCGTGGCCCGGCAAGTGCACGCCCAGCTGAAGGCCGCGACGCAGGCCGACGAGCTGAAGAGCCGCATGAACCGCATGATCAAGCTCGAGAAGAACCCGCTTTTGCGCCTGGCCCCGCTGTTCGTGAAGGACGCCATCCTGGAGCTGGCCGACCGCGTGGCCGCGCGCGACGTGACCACCACGCTGTCGAACCTCGGCGCCATCCGCATCGACGAGCGGCTGGCCCCCTACGTCCGCGACGTCAACATCCTCACGTCTACCACCGGCATGAACTTCATGGCGTGCTCGTTCGGCGACGACCTGAGCATCGGCATATCCACGGTGTTCTCGAACCCCGACATCATCAAGAACTTCTGCCGGTTCTTCTCCGGTCGCGGCATCGAGGGCACCCTCAACCTGAACAAGACGAGCGAAGAAGTGGCCGAGGACCGCATCGAGACGAAGATCGAAGCGTCGATGAAGCGCCTGGGCGGTCAGACGCCCGCGCGCGACGGGGCGGCGGACGCGAGGGAGGACGACGGCCGATGA
- a CDS encoding VOC family protein, with the protein MIDHVSIKVKDVEQAKAFYEAALAPLGYVKGIEYPGGMQLLVEGEPGDVWVAPLPEGAEAVPTHLALHASDAAAVAAFYEAALAAGGTDNGAPGPRDYHPGYYAAFVYDPEGNNIEAVIHDWAE; encoded by the coding sequence ATGATCGACCATGTGAGCATCAAGGTGAAGGATGTCGAGCAAGCCAAGGCGTTCTACGAGGCCGCGCTTGCCCCGCTGGGGTACGTGAAGGGCATCGAGTATCCCGGCGGCATGCAGCTGCTGGTGGAGGGCGAGCCCGGCGACGTGTGGGTGGCCCCGTTGCCCGAAGGGGCCGAGGCGGTTCCGACCCATCTCGCGCTGCACGCATCCGATGCCGCTGCCGTGGCCGCGTTCTACGAGGCGGCGCTGGCCGCTGGCGGCACGGACAACGGCGCGCCCGGCCCGCGCGACTACCATCCGGGTTACTACGCCGCGTTCGTGTACGATCCGGAAGGCAACAACATCGAGGCCGTCATCCACGACTGGGCCGAGTAG
- the feoB gene encoding ferrous iron transport protein B, whose translation MTTLNDLPIGKTATVAAVGGEGSLRQHFLDMGIIPLVDVTMVKHAPMGDPIEVRIHSYELTLRRDDARKIEIDDVRDASDARESHAPGKPVPHPGLGEGGKFHDRADENPLPEGTPLTFALVGNQNCGKTTLFNQLTGSNQHVGNFPGVTVDRKDGCIKGHPEALVTDLPGIYSMSPYSSEEVVTRRLLLDEQPRGIINIVDATNVERNLYLTMQLMELGFPMVLALNMMDEVEGNGGTIHVNEMERLLGIPVIPISASKNEGIAELVDHALHVARFQEPPVRQDFCAPDEHGGAVHRCLHSIMALIEDHAERAGIPPRFAASKLAEGDQLVLDRLDLDQNEKDALEHIIRQMEAERGLDRSAAVADMRFGFIGRVCEQTVVKPSTSREHARSTRIDKLLTGPFTAIPAFVAIMALVFWLTFNVVGAWLSELLEGGIAALTDVVASGLAAAHVNEVLQSLIIDGVFNGVGSVLSFLPTIVTLFFFLSLLEDSGYMARVAFVMDKLLRRIGLSGRSIVPMLVGFGCTVPAVMASRTLPSERDRKMTILLTPFMSCSAKLPIYAFFTAAFFPANGAAVMVGLYFGGLAAGVLVALLMRSSMFSGEAVPFVMELPNYRMPSARNVAQMLWEKAKDFLERAFTIIFLATIVIWFLQTFDFGLNVVADSQDSMLAVVAGWIAPVFAPLGFDDWRISTALVTGVMAKESVVSTLSVLFGSTATLVAAITPLAALGLLVFCLLYTPCIAAIASVKRELGGRWALGMAFGQLAVAWVAALAVRGVGLALEEGPAGAASLAAAAIVVALAVLAARRIGRKRREGATGIGCGGSCDGCEGCAAGSREPEEKADAGVR comes from the coding sequence TTGACAACTCTGAACGATCTTCCAATCGGCAAGACCGCGACTGTGGCCGCGGTGGGCGGCGAAGGGTCGCTTCGACAGCATTTCCTGGACATGGGCATCATCCCGCTGGTCGACGTGACCATGGTGAAGCATGCGCCCATGGGCGACCCGATCGAGGTGCGCATCCACAGCTACGAGCTGACGCTCAGGCGCGACGACGCGCGCAAGATCGAGATCGACGACGTGCGGGACGCATCCGACGCGCGGGAAAGCCACGCGCCCGGCAAGCCCGTTCCGCATCCGGGCCTCGGCGAGGGCGGCAAGTTCCACGACCGGGCGGACGAGAACCCCCTGCCCGAGGGCACGCCGCTCACCTTCGCCCTCGTGGGCAACCAGAACTGCGGCAAGACCACGCTGTTCAACCAGCTGACCGGGTCGAACCAGCACGTGGGCAACTTCCCCGGCGTGACGGTGGATCGCAAAGACGGCTGCATCAAAGGCCATCCCGAAGCGCTCGTCACCGACCTGCCGGGCATCTACTCCATGTCGCCGTACTCGAGCGAGGAAGTGGTCACGCGCCGTTTATTGCTGGACGAGCAGCCGCGCGGCATCATCAACATCGTGGATGCCACGAACGTCGAGCGCAACCTGTACCTGACGATGCAGCTCATGGAGCTGGGCTTCCCGATGGTGTTGGCGCTCAACATGATGGACGAGGTGGAGGGCAACGGCGGCACCATCCACGTGAACGAGATGGAGCGGCTGCTGGGCATCCCCGTCATCCCCATCTCGGCGTCGAAGAACGAGGGCATCGCCGAGCTTGTGGACCATGCCCTGCACGTGGCGCGGTTCCAGGAGCCGCCTGTGCGCCAGGACTTCTGCGCTCCCGACGAGCACGGCGGGGCCGTGCACCGCTGCCTGCACAGCATCATGGCGCTCATCGAGGACCATGCCGAGCGCGCGGGCATCCCGCCGCGGTTCGCTGCGAGCAAGCTGGCCGAGGGCGACCAGCTCGTGCTCGATCGGCTCGATCTCGATCAGAACGAGAAGGATGCGCTCGAGCACATCATCCGCCAGATGGAGGCGGAGCGCGGCCTCGACCGCTCGGCGGCCGTCGCCGACATGCGGTTCGGCTTCATCGGCCGGGTGTGCGAGCAAACGGTGGTGAAGCCGTCGACGAGCCGCGAGCACGCGCGCAGCACGCGCATCGACAAGCTGCTGACCGGCCCTTTCACGGCCATCCCCGCGTTCGTCGCCATCATGGCGCTCGTGTTCTGGCTCACGTTCAACGTGGTGGGGGCGTGGCTGTCCGAGCTGCTCGAAGGCGGGATCGCGGCGCTCACCGACGTGGTGGCGTCGGGGCTTGCGGCGGCGCACGTGAACGAGGTGCTGCAATCGCTCATCATCGACGGCGTGTTCAACGGCGTGGGAAGCGTGCTGAGCTTTCTGCCCACCATCGTCACGCTGTTCTTCTTCCTGTCGCTTTTGGAGGATTCCGGCTACATGGCGCGCGTGGCGTTCGTCATGGACAAGCTGCTGAGGCGCATCGGGCTGTCGGGGCGGTCCATCGTGCCCATGCTCGTGGGCTTCGGCTGTACGGTGCCGGCCGTCATGGCCAGCCGCACGCTGCCGTCCGAGCGCGACCGCAAGATGACGATCCTGCTCACGCCGTTCATGAGCTGCTCGGCTAAGCTTCCCATCTACGCGTTCTTCACCGCGGCGTTCTTCCCGGCGAACGGGGCGGCGGTGATGGTGGGCCTGTACTTCGGCGGCCTCGCGGCCGGCGTGCTCGTGGCGCTGCTCATGCGCTCGTCGATGTTCTCGGGCGAGGCGGTGCCGTTCGTCATGGAGCTGCCGAACTACCGCATGCCGAGCGCCCGCAACGTGGCGCAGATGCTGTGGGAGAAGGCGAAGGACTTCCTCGAGCGCGCCTTCACCATCATCTTTCTGGCCACGATCGTCATCTGGTTTTTGCAGACGTTCGACTTCGGGCTGAACGTGGTGGCCGACTCGCAGGACAGCATGCTGGCCGTGGTGGCCGGCTGGATCGCCCCGGTGTTCGCGCCGCTCGGCTTCGACGACTGGCGCATCTCGACGGCGCTCGTCACGGGCGTCATGGCGAAGGAGAGCGTCGTGTCCACGTTGTCGGTGCTGTTCGGCAGCACGGCGACCCTCGTGGCGGCCATCACGCCGCTCGCGGCGCTCGGGCTGTTGGTGTTCTGCCTGCTGTACACGCCATGCATCGCGGCCATCGCGTCGGTGAAGCGCGAGCTGGGCGGCCGGTGGGCGCTCGGCATGGCGTTCGGGCAGCTGGCCGTGGCGTGGGTGGCGGCGCTCGCGGTGCGCGGCGTCGGCTTGGCGCTCGAGGAGGGGCCGGCGGGCGCGGCGAGCCTTGCGGCGGCTGCCATCGTGGTCGCGCTGGCGGTGCTCGCGGCGCGGCGCATAGGGCGCAAGCGCCGCGAAGGCGCGACGGGGATAGGATGCGGCGGGTCGTGCGACGGCTGCGAGGGCTGCGCGGCGGGGTCGCGCGAGCCCGAGGAGAAGGCGGACGCGGGGGTGCGGTAG
- a CDS encoding uracil-xanthine permease family protein, with the protein MSEGKATPTMGAQDSPEAIYDARKLGKPKMAVFGLQHMFAMFGATILVPTLTGLSVSATLLFAGLGTLLFHFISKGKVPAFLGSSFAFIAGYAAIAPNGEADLLPYACLGVACAGLLYLVLSALFKVFGPTRVMRFFPPVVTGPIVISIGLILASSAIGNASTNWPIALVAIAIIVIANIWGKGMIKIIPILLGVVGSYIVASAAGVVDFTGVAEAAWIGLPFTWNDTVFSIFGANFDAGLAITAIITIMPLAFATMIEHIGDVSAISSTCNRNYIAEPGLHRTLLGDGLATILASLFGAPANTTYGENTGVLALTKVFDPRVIRIAALFAIAFSFCPKFAAVIAAMPACVIGGVSLVLYGMISAVGIRNLVENHVDFMKSRNVLITALILVLSLGIAYSTAGAIVVPLGGITISLSGLAVGSIVGIVLNMILPGHEDAAGASAAEDEEMDGPLPLEGNLEELSTQNG; encoded by the coding sequence GTGAGCGAGGGCAAAGCGACGCCGACGATGGGGGCTCAAGACAGCCCCGAGGCAATCTACGATGCACGGAAGCTCGGCAAGCCGAAGATGGCGGTGTTCGGGCTGCAGCACATGTTCGCCATGTTCGGCGCCACCATCCTGGTGCCGACGCTGACCGGCCTGTCCGTTTCCGCGACGCTGCTGTTCGCGGGCTTGGGCACGCTGCTGTTCCATTTCATCTCGAAGGGCAAGGTGCCCGCGTTCCTCGGCTCGTCGTTCGCGTTCATCGCGGGCTATGCGGCCATCGCGCCGAACGGCGAGGCCGACCTGCTGCCGTACGCCTGCTTGGGCGTGGCGTGCGCAGGCCTTTTGTACCTCGTGTTGTCGGCGCTGTTCAAGGTGTTCGGGCCCACGCGGGTCATGCGCTTCTTCCCGCCCGTGGTCACCGGCCCTATCGTGATCTCCATCGGGCTCATCCTGGCCAGCTCCGCCATCGGCAACGCGTCGACGAACTGGCCGATCGCGCTCGTGGCCATCGCCATCATCGTCATCGCGAACATCTGGGGCAAGGGCATGATCAAGATCATCCCCATCCTGCTGGGCGTGGTGGGATCCTATATCGTGGCGTCCGCCGCGGGCGTCGTCGACTTCACGGGCGTCGCGGAGGCGGCATGGATCGGCTTGCCGTTCACCTGGAACGATACGGTGTTCTCCATCTTCGGTGCGAACTTCGACGCGGGCCTGGCCATCACGGCCATCATCACCATCATGCCGCTCGCGTTCGCCACGATGATCGAGCACATCGGCGACGTGTCGGCCATCAGCTCCACCTGCAACCGCAACTACATCGCCGAGCCCGGCCTGCATCGCACGCTCTTGGGCGACGGCCTTGCCACCATCCTCGCGTCGCTGTTCGGCGCGCCGGCGAACACGACGTACGGCGAGAACACGGGCGTGCTGGCGCTGACGAAGGTGTTCGATCCGCGCGTCATCCGCATCGCGGCGCTGTTCGCCATCGCGTTCTCGTTCTGCCCGAAGTTCGCGGCCGTCATCGCGGCCATGCCGGCCTGCGTCATCGGCGGCGTGTCGCTCGTGCTGTACGGCATGATCTCGGCGGTGGGCATCCGCAACCTCGTGGAGAACCACGTCGACTTCATGAAGAGCCGCAACGTGCTGATCACGGCGCTCATCCTCGTGCTGTCGCTGGGCATCGCCTACAGCACGGCCGGCGCGATCGTGGTGCCGCTCGGCGGAATCACCATCTCGCTGTCCGGGTTGGCCGTGGGGTCGATCGTGGGCATCGTGCTGAACATGATCCTGCCCGGGCACGAGGACGCGGCCGGCGCGAGCGCTGCGGAAGACGAGGAGATGGACGGCCCGCTGCCGTTGGAAGGCAATCTCGAAGAGTTGAGCACGCAGAACGGCTAG
- a CDS encoding NisI/SpaI family lantibiotic immunity lipoprotein → MTAPAKALARISLAATLALGVLAGCAAQPDDLAPCALNPANAAEFTCGGTGYVILDDVVSQSEIGAWAGRLHVNAAVDAQGAVVAQQSLADTLRLDMDKLAAAADTAVGIVSYVNVYEPRDAPPHDGAPFPVLLVDVDDSVHRAVPASRLTSADSPFDPAAAAAHASSSFAVNPQNATQLLSDSICYQVDDEPLANGGVENPGTLLGVIAASVTYDADTLRPLSHDELLSLDWSGQDRTERRETRFYGEVRALADADPSVALAVEIDGVWFAARAR, encoded by the coding sequence ATGACCGCCCCCGCCAAAGCCCTCGCCCGCATCTCCCTCGCAGCAACGCTCGCGTTGGGGGTCCTCGCCGGTTGCGCCGCACAGCCGGACGACCTCGCGCCCTGCGCGCTCAACCCTGCCAACGCCGCGGAGTTCACCTGCGGCGGCACCGGTTACGTCATCTTGGACGACGTCGTCTCGCAAAGCGAGATCGGCGCATGGGCGGGCCGTTTGCATGTGAACGCCGCCGTGGACGCGCAGGGAGCCGTCGTCGCGCAGCAGAGCCTGGCCGACACGCTGCGGCTCGACATGGACAAGCTGGCGGCAGCCGCCGACACGGCAGTGGGCATCGTGTCGTACGTCAACGTGTACGAACCGCGCGACGCTCCTCCGCACGACGGCGCGCCCTTTCCCGTGCTCCTCGTCGACGTCGACGACTCCGTACATCGCGCCGTCCCCGCCTCCCGGCTCACCTCGGCCGACAGCCCCTTCGACCCCGCAGCCGCGGCCGCCCACGCGTCCTCCTCGTTCGCCGTCAACCCCCAGAACGCGACCCAGCTTTTGTCCGACTCGATTTGCTACCAAGTAGATGACGAGCCCCTCGCCAACGGCGGCGTCGAGAACCCAGGCACCCTGCTGGGCGTCATCGCGGCCTCCGTCACCTACGACGCGGACACGCTCCGCCCCCTCTCGCACGACGAGCTCCTCTCCCTCGATTGGAGCGGGCAGGACCGCACCGAGCGGCGGGAGACCCGCTTCTACGGAGAAGTCCGCGCCCTTGCGGACGCGGACCCCTCGGTCGCTCTCGCCGTCGAGATCGACGGCGTATGGTTCGCCGCGCGTGCGCGCTAG